In the genome of Telluria beijingensis, one region contains:
- a CDS encoding HAD family hydrolase, which produces MYKSDKKLLILDADGTTIDAFSAIEAAFAHHGLALGDEASFQKRHKLLKYMGGLKEFPSIIRKNLRKNSRAQLIDTLTGIYRQEARLYDGIPELMRELIAAPDITVGIVTRNVTIEPLETLRQLFLRHDIDIAELDFLVHIPLKDKKTAQFRATREQFGVNPARGYICGDEHKDFEAAIGTGMHPFMVSYGFEDHDRLTTKFEIPHELISRTSAELCCRIRHALDLGVLVQDPYQDSSRLTAPSIQ; this is translated from the coding sequence ATGTATAAAAGCGACAAGAAGCTCTTGATCCTCGATGCAGACGGCACCACCATCGACGCCTTCTCCGCCATCGAAGCCGCCTTTGCCCACCACGGCCTGGCGCTGGGCGACGAAGCCAGTTTCCAGAAACGCCACAAGCTGCTCAAGTACATGGGCGGCCTGAAGGAATTCCCCTCGATCATCCGCAAGAACCTGCGCAAGAACAGCCGCGCCCAGCTGATCGACACACTGACCGGCATCTACCGGCAAGAAGCCCGGCTGTACGACGGCATCCCCGAGCTGATGCGCGAACTGATCGCGGCGCCCGACATCACGGTCGGCATCGTCACGCGCAACGTCACGATCGAGCCGCTGGAAACCCTGCGCCAGCTATTCCTGCGCCACGACATCGATATCGCCGAACTGGATTTCCTGGTCCATATCCCGCTCAAGGACAAGAAGACCGCCCAGTTCCGCGCCACGCGCGAGCAGTTCGGCGTCAACCCGGCGCGCGGCTATATCTGCGGCGACGAGCACAAGGACTTCGAGGCGGCGATCGGCACCGGCATGCATCCCTTCATGGTCTCCTACGGTTTCGAAGACCACGACCGGCTGACGACCAAGTTCGAGATCCCGCATGAACTGATCTCGCGCACCTCGGCCGAGCTGTGCTGCCGCATCCGGCACGCGCTCGACCTCGGGGTGCTGGTTCAGGATCCGTACCAGGACAGCAGCAGGCTGACGGCGCCGAGTATCCAGTAG
- a CDS encoding ethanolamine ammonia-lyase reactivating factor EutA, with product MPHDLDLDHEHEHEHGQAAIARLIHDQDTVVLRTVGIDIGSSTSHLLFARVTSQRLAEGWSSRFVVTGREVLWRSPIVLTPFLADGTIDAHALEHFIARAYRDAGFARDDIDSGAVILTGEAIKRRNARAIQEIFARESGKFVCATAGHQLESILAAHGSGAAALSRRRGECGLHVDVGGGTTKLALVGGGEVVGVAAFAVGGRLLARDAHGAWTRCDDAARLVAGQLGLDVAPSNLARPAVRREIARRMAQVVGDHLSGAALDGLGRALALTAPLARTVQPAFMTFSGGVAEYLFGREQADHGDIAGLLAQEIAAQIRSRIALPLVEPMEGIRATVIGASQFTVQVSGKTIYLSDGMPSSPLLPAHNVPVLHLGLDLAGPIDPDRVAAALHEGAARLDLAPAARLAIAFRWQDEPEHARLFALASAIARFAAPAGQRSEPLFLAINGDVAASLGRMLHVELGLDCGLVSVDGIALRELDFIDIGAVLEPSGVVPVVIKSLLFHAATTRG from the coding sequence ATGCCGCACGATCTCGACCTGGATCACGAACATGAGCATGAGCATGGGCAGGCGGCGATCGCCCGGCTGATCCACGACCAGGACACGGTCGTGCTGCGCACGGTCGGCATCGACATCGGCAGTTCGACCTCGCACCTACTGTTCGCCCGGGTCACTTCGCAACGCCTGGCCGAAGGCTGGTCGAGCCGTTTCGTGGTGACCGGGCGCGAGGTGCTGTGGCGCTCGCCGATCGTGCTGACGCCGTTCCTGGCCGACGGCACGATCGACGCGCATGCGCTGGAACATTTCATCGCCCGGGCCTACCGCGATGCCGGCTTTGCCAGGGACGACATCGACAGCGGCGCCGTGATCCTGACCGGCGAAGCCATCAAGCGCAGGAACGCGCGTGCGATCCAGGAGATCTTCGCCCGCGAATCGGGCAAATTCGTGTGCGCCACCGCTGGCCACCAGCTGGAAAGCATCCTGGCCGCGCACGGGTCGGGCGCGGCCGCCCTGTCGCGGCGCAGGGGCGAGTGCGGCCTGCACGTCGATGTCGGCGGCGGCACCACCAAGCTGGCGCTGGTCGGCGGCGGCGAGGTCGTGGGCGTGGCGGCGTTCGCCGTGGGCGGCCGCCTGCTGGCGCGGGACGCGCACGGCGCCTGGACGCGCTGCGACGACGCGGCGCGGCTCGTGGCCGGACAACTGGGCCTCGACGTCGCGCCGAGCAACCTGGCGCGTCCCGCGGTGCGGCGCGAGATCGCGCGCCGCATGGCGCAGGTGGTCGGCGACCACCTCTCCGGCGCCGCGCTCGACGGCCTGGGCCGCGCCCTGGCGCTGACCGCGCCGCTGGCGCGCACCGTGCAGCCGGCCTTCATGACCTTCTCGGGCGGGGTGGCGGAATACCTGTTCGGGCGCGAGCAGGCCGACCATGGCGACATCGCCGGCCTGCTGGCGCAGGAGATCGCGGCCCAGATCAGGTCGCGCATCGCGCTGCCCCTGGTCGAGCCGATGGAAGGCATCCGCGCGACCGTGATCGGGGCGTCGCAGTTCACGGTGCAGGTCAGCGGCAAGACCATCTACCTGTCCGATGGCATGCCGTCGTCTCCGCTCCTGCCGGCCCACAACGTGCCGGTGCTGCACCTCGGCCTGGACCTGGCGGGCCCCATCGATCCCGATCGCGTGGCGGCGGCGCTGCACGAGGGCGCGGCGCGCCTCGATCTTGCGCCGGCGGCGCGGCTGGCGATCGCCTTCAGGTGGCAGGACGAACCGGAGCACGCGCGGCTGTTCGCACTGGCCAGCGCGATCGCACGCTTCGCGGCGCCGGCCGGGCAACGCAGCGAGCCGCTGTTCCTGGCGATCAATGGCGACGTGGCGGCCTCCCTCGGCCGCATGCTGCACGTCGAACTGGGCCTGGACTGCGGCCTGGTGTCGGTCGATGGCATCGCCCTGCGCGAGCTGGACTTCATCGACATCGGCGCCGTGCTCGAACCATCTGGCGTGGTGCCGGTGGTGATCAAGTCGCTGCTGTTCCACGCCGCCACCACGCGCGGCTAG
- a CDS encoding thiamine pyrophosphate-binding protein → MNKPVETGASQAPILTIGDTRPPPGVAPAAQRWGSDVIVDLLHRYGLPYAALNPGASYRGLHDSIVNYGQNYPYMMLCQHEETAVQIAHGYAKASGRPMVAILHNLVGLLHANMAVYYAYIDRAPVFIVGATGPMDETKRRPRIDWTHTANVQGQALRDYTKWDYQPTVVDGVPESFARAYGVMMTEPRGPIYMCYDAWLQEAPLEHEVPLPPAAAAAVPTPIAPDAAAMEQAMDMLVAAERPVIMAEFSGREHAAFDTLVELAETLGIAVFDINSRLNFPGCHPLNLSMVKDVFRDADLILCLDVRDWEKPTTELTSTTRELVSLVPDGARWIDIGFGDLELSSWAMDYQRLLHADLRIMGDTTVAIPQLTALARQRLARDPALGPRVRARTEQTAARHRAARAKWAAQAREHWDQVPMTTARLASEVWDVVRDEDWVLTAGTLNDWTRKLWDFDRPHRHPGKSLGTATQIGISLGVALAHRDAGRLVVDIQPDGDLMFDAGALWVAAKHRIPLLVVMYNNRAYYNDWEHQIRMAKQRGTALERAHIGMDMDDPEPDFAAMARSMGWYAEGPIEQGGDVAAALRRAIEKVKAGQPALVDTITQKR, encoded by the coding sequence ATGAACAAACCTGTCGAAACAGGCGCATCTCAGGCGCCGATATTAACCATCGGCGACACCCGGCCTCCGCCCGGCGTGGCGCCAGCCGCGCAGCGCTGGGGCTCTGACGTCATCGTCGACCTGCTGCACCGTTACGGGCTGCCGTATGCCGCGCTGAACCCCGGCGCCAGCTACCGCGGCCTGCACGATTCGATCGTCAACTACGGCCAGAACTACCCGTACATGATGCTGTGCCAGCACGAGGAAACAGCGGTGCAGATCGCCCATGGCTACGCCAAGGCGAGCGGGCGGCCGATGGTCGCGATCCTGCACAACCTGGTCGGCCTGCTGCACGCGAACATGGCGGTGTACTACGCCTACATCGACCGCGCGCCGGTGTTCATCGTCGGCGCCACCGGCCCGATGGACGAGACAAAGCGCCGCCCGCGCATCGACTGGACCCATACCGCCAACGTGCAGGGCCAGGCGTTGCGCGACTACACCAAATGGGATTACCAGCCGACCGTGGTCGACGGCGTGCCGGAATCGTTCGCGCGCGCCTATGGCGTGATGATGACCGAGCCGCGCGGGCCGATCTATATGTGCTACGACGCCTGGCTGCAGGAAGCCCCGCTCGAGCACGAGGTGCCGCTGCCGCCGGCCGCCGCCGCGGCCGTGCCGACCCCGATCGCGCCCGACGCGGCGGCCATGGAGCAGGCGATGGACATGCTGGTGGCGGCCGAGCGCCCGGTGATCATGGCGGAATTCAGCGGCCGCGAGCACGCGGCCTTCGATACGCTGGTGGAGCTGGCCGAGACGCTCGGCATCGCGGTATTCGACATCAACAGCCGCCTGAACTTCCCCGGTTGCCACCCGCTGAACCTGAGCATGGTCAAGGACGTGTTCCGCGACGCCGACCTGATCCTGTGCCTCGACGTGCGCGACTGGGAAAAGCCGACCACCGAACTGACCAGCACCACGCGCGAGCTGGTCAGCCTGGTGCCGGACGGCGCGCGCTGGATCGACATCGGCTTCGGCGACCTGGAGCTGTCCAGCTGGGCCATGGATTACCAGCGCCTCCTGCATGCCGACCTGCGCATCATGGGCGACACCACGGTCGCGATCCCGCAGCTGACCGCGCTGGCGCGGCAACGCCTGGCGCGCGATCCGGCGCTGGGCCCGCGGGTGCGCGCGCGCACCGAACAGACGGCGGCCCGGCACCGCGCGGCGCGCGCCAAATGGGCGGCGCAGGCGCGCGAACACTGGGACCAGGTGCCGATGACGACGGCGCGCCTGGCGAGCGAGGTGTGGGACGTCGTCCGCGACGAAGACTGGGTGCTGACCGCGGGCACCCTGAACGACTGGACACGCAAGCTGTGGGACTTCGACCGGCCGCACCGCCATCCCGGCAAGTCGCTGGGCACCGCGACCCAGATCGGCATCTCGCTCGGGGTGGCGCTGGCGCACCGCGACGCCGGCCGGCTGGTGGTGGACATCCAGCCCGACGGCGACCTGATGTTCGACGCCGGCGCGCTGTGGGTCGCGGCCAAGCACCGGATCCCGCTGCTGGTGGTCATGTACAACAACCGCGCCTATTACAATGACTGGGAACACCAGATCCGCATGGCGAAACAGCGCGGCACCGCGCTCGAGCGCGCCCACATCGGCATGGACATGGACGATCCGGAGCCCGACTTCGCGGCCATGGCGCGTTCGATGGGCTGGTATGCCGAGGGGCCGATCGAGCAGGGCGGCGACGTCGCGGCGGCGCTGCGGCGCGCCATCGAGAAGGTCAAGGCCGGCCAGCCGGCGCTGGTCGACACGATCACCCAGAAACGGTGA
- a CDS encoding zinc-binding metallopeptidase family protein, with protein sequence MKTFHCDKCSQQIFFENTLCCNCDSTLGYQPATRSVNSFEQADDGLWRSLNHNDEGKLYKQCSNYVQHNVCNWMLPADDPHDLCASCQLTVTIPALTSEKNHILWARLEAAKRRLLFTLAMLDLTPASKETEPETGLAFQFLEDGVTDQCVMTGHANGVITLNIAEADPAERERTREQMHERYRTLLGHFRHESGHYYFDRLVADSPWIDEYRALFGDERQDYGESLKRHYAHGPAEDWAERFVSSYASSHPWEDWAETWAHYLHVIDTLETAHACGLQLKPRKADEPALDGITLPTRTDAFDETLNDWFALTYVLNSLNRSIGMPDSYPFTLSPPVRQKLGFVHRVVRAQLEKDRAPHGPASATPAA encoded by the coding sequence ATGAAAACCTTCCACTGCGATAAGTGCTCACAGCAAATATTTTTTGAAAACACCCTTTGCTGCAATTGCGACAGTACGCTCGGCTATCAACCAGCCACGCGCAGCGTCAACAGCTTCGAGCAGGCCGACGACGGACTGTGGCGCAGCCTGAACCACAACGATGAAGGCAAGCTCTATAAACAGTGCAGCAATTACGTGCAGCACAATGTCTGCAACTGGATGCTGCCTGCGGACGATCCCCACGATCTGTGTGCCTCATGCCAGCTGACCGTGACGATCCCGGCGCTGACGTCCGAAAAAAACCACATCCTGTGGGCGCGTCTCGAAGCCGCCAAGCGCCGCCTATTATTTACGCTGGCGATGCTGGACCTGACCCCGGCGTCGAAGGAAACCGAACCCGAGACCGGCCTGGCGTTCCAGTTCCTGGAAGACGGCGTGACCGATCAGTGCGTGATGACCGGCCACGCCAATGGCGTGATCACCCTGAACATCGCCGAAGCCGATCCGGCCGAGCGCGAGCGCACGCGCGAACAAATGCACGAGCGCTACCGCACGCTGCTAGGACATTTCCGCCACGAAAGTGGTCACTACTATTTCGACCGCCTGGTTGCCGACAGCCCGTGGATTGACGAATATCGCGCCCTGTTCGGCGACGAGCGCCAGGATTATGGCGAGAGCCTGAAGCGGCATTATGCGCACGGCCCCGCCGAAGACTGGGCCGAGCGCTTCGTGAGCAGCTATGCCAGCTCCCATCCGTGGGAAGACTGGGCCGAGACCTGGGCCCATTACCTCCACGTCATCGATACGCTGGAGACGGCGCACGCCTGCGGCCTGCAGCTCAAGCCGCGCAAGGCCGACGAACCCGCGCTCGACGGCATTACGCTGCCGACCAGAACGGATGCGTTCGACGAGACCCTGAACGACTGGTTCGCGCTGACTTATGTGCTCAACAGCCTGAATCGCAGCATCGGGATGCCGGACTCGTACCCGTTCACGCTGAGCCCCCCGGTACGGCAAAAGCTGGGCTTCGTGCACCGGGTGGTGCGCGCGCAACTCGAGAAAGACCGGGCGCCGCACGGTCCGGCCAGCGCCACACCGGCGGCCTGA
- a CDS encoding carboxymuconolactone decarboxylase family protein, with the protein MNRENWFQASPEGAQALGGVHHYVTKNTQLPSRLIHLVFLRVSQINGCAHCIDLHARDLVKEGMAVDKLLLLPVWDEVAYLFSDQERAALAWAEEVTRVSETHVSDEAYAAAAKAFGPRELVDLTIAIAAMNAFNRMGVSFRLKPAIRE; encoded by the coding sequence ATGAATCGCGAAAACTGGTTCCAGGCCTCCCCCGAAGGCGCGCAGGCACTGGGCGGCGTCCATCACTACGTCACGAAAAACACGCAACTGCCGTCCCGGCTGATCCACCTGGTCTTCCTGCGCGTCTCGCAGATCAACGGCTGCGCGCATTGCATCGACCTGCACGCGCGCGACCTCGTCAAGGAAGGCATGGCGGTCGACAAGCTGCTGCTGCTGCCGGTCTGGGACGAAGTCGCCTACCTGTTCTCGGACCAGGAGCGCGCGGCGCTGGCCTGGGCAGAGGAAGTCACCCGCGTCAGCGAGACCCACGTCTCGGACGAGGCCTATGCGGCGGCAGCCAAGGCCTTCGGCCCCAGGGAACTGGTCGACCTGACGATCGCCATCGCGGCCATGAACGCCTTCAATCGCATGGGCGTGAGCTTCCGCCTCAAGCCCGCCATCCGGGAATAG
- a CDS encoding alpha-E domain-containing protein, translated as MLSRTADHLFWMARYTERAENTARMLDVRVQYSLMPQSAQAEQQGWRSMLGVSELESQFEARYPALTQKDVIDFMVRDPDNPSSITSCLRAARENARAVRGALTTEVWETENTTWLMLQQHLKKRTFEHDPGQFLEWVKYRSHLSRGVTLGTMFQDEAFNFIRLGTFLERADNTARILDVKFRFQPSDPVQAGSQAEFYQLAALLRSVSAFEIYRKVYRDAITPKRVAELLILQERMPRSLVACMAAVVANLQDVRNAQSHDTERLAVELYAMLQAAPIGAILEEGLHAFLTRFLASVDALGNGISRDFLIPIEPSLPEGGQAQSQTLSGMTQTQTQAA; from the coding sequence ATGTTGAGCCGCACCGCAGACCATTTGTTCTGGATGGCCCGTTATACCGAACGCGCCGAAAACACGGCCCGCATGCTCGATGTCCGCGTCCAGTATTCGCTGATGCCGCAATCGGCCCAGGCCGAGCAGCAGGGCTGGCGCAGCATGCTGGGCGTGTCCGAACTGGAATCGCAGTTCGAGGCCAGGTACCCGGCGCTGACCCAAAAGGACGTGATCGACTTCATGGTCCGCGATCCGGACAACCCGTCCTCGATCACCAGTTGCCTGCGCGCGGCCCGCGAGAATGCGCGCGCCGTGCGCGGCGCGCTGACCACCGAGGTGTGGGAAACCGAGAACACGACCTGGCTGATGCTGCAGCAGCATCTCAAGAAGCGCACCTTCGAGCACGATCCCGGCCAGTTCCTGGAATGGGTCAAGTACCGCTCGCACCTGTCGCGCGGCGTCACGCTGGGCACCATGTTCCAGGACGAAGCGTTCAACTTCATCCGTCTCGGCACCTTCCTGGAACGGGCCGACAATACGGCGCGCATCCTCGACGTCAAGTTCCGGTTCCAGCCGTCCGATCCGGTCCAGGCCGGTTCGCAGGCGGAGTTCTACCAGCTTGCGGCGCTGCTGCGCTCGGTGTCCGCCTTCGAGATCTACCGCAAGGTCTATCGCGACGCCATCACGCCCAAGCGGGTGGCCGAGCTACTGATCCTGCAGGAAAGAATGCCGCGCTCGCTGGTGGCGTGCATGGCCGCGGTCGTGGCCAACCTGCAGGACGTGCGCAACGCGCAGTCGCACGATACCGAGCGCCTGGCAGTGGAACTGTACGCCATGCTGCAGGCGGCGCCGATCGGCGCCATCCTCGAAGAAGGCCTCCACGCTTTCCTGACCCGCTTCCTGGCGTCGGTCGACGCACTGGGCAACGGCATCAGCCGCGACTTCCTGATCCCGATCGAACCAAGCTTGCCCGAGGGCGGGCAGGCCCAATCCCAGACGCTATCCGGAATGACGCAAACCCAGACCCAGGCCGCGTGA
- a CDS encoding circularly permuted type 2 ATP-grasp protein yields the protein MPNFYDEMYSTAATARPHYDAFARWLASQPPELIAQKRAEAELTFQRVGITFAVYGDNAGKERLIPFDIIPRVIDAAEWARLQAGLVQRVTALNRFLHDVYHEQAILKAGIIPPEQILDNAQYRPAMQGVKVPSDIYAHIAGVDIVRAGEGEFYVLEDNLRVPSGVSYMLENRKMMMRLFPVLFARNRVAPVEHYPDLLLDNLRTVAPAGPLDPTVVVLTPGMHNSAYFEHAFLAQQMGVALVQGQDLYVSDDTVYMRTTRGPKQVDVIYRRIDDDYLDPRAFRAESTLGVPGLLDAVRAGRVGLANAIGTGVADDKSIYPYVPDMIEFYLGEQPILNNVPTYQCRKKEDLAYTLSRLPELVVKEVHGAGGYGMLVGPASTHAEIEAFRARLLANPDGYIAQPTLALSACPTYVEAGIAPRHIDLRPFVLSGKTVSMVPGGLTRVALQEGSLVVNSSQGGGTKDTWILEN from the coding sequence ATGCCGAACTTTTACGATGAAATGTATTCCACTGCGGCAACAGCAAGGCCCCATTACGACGCATTCGCGCGCTGGCTCGCCTCGCAGCCGCCGGAGCTGATTGCGCAGAAACGGGCGGAGGCCGAGCTGACCTTCCAGCGGGTGGGGATCACCTTCGCGGTCTACGGCGACAACGCCGGCAAGGAAAGACTGATCCCATTCGACATCATTCCGCGCGTGATCGACGCGGCCGAATGGGCGCGTCTGCAGGCCGGCCTGGTGCAGCGGGTCACCGCGCTGAATCGCTTCCTGCACGACGTCTACCATGAGCAGGCGATCCTGAAGGCGGGCATCATCCCGCCCGAGCAGATCCTGGACAACGCCCAGTACCGGCCCGCCATGCAGGGCGTCAAGGTGCCTTCCGACATCTACGCCCACATCGCCGGGGTCGACATCGTGCGCGCCGGAGAAGGCGAGTTCTACGTCCTGGAAGACAATCTGCGGGTGCCGTCCGGCGTCTCTTATATGCTGGAAAACCGCAAGATGATGATGCGGCTGTTCCCGGTGCTGTTCGCCCGCAACCGGGTGGCCCCGGTCGAGCACTATCCCGACCTGCTGCTCGACAACTTGCGCACCGTGGCGCCGGCCGGCCCGCTCGACCCGACCGTGGTCGTGCTCACGCCCGGCATGCACAACTCGGCCTATTTCGAACACGCCTTCCTGGCCCAGCAGATGGGCGTGGCGCTGGTGCAGGGGCAAGACCTGTATGTCAGCGACGACACCGTGTACATGCGCACCACCCGCGGGCCGAAGCAGGTCGACGTCATCTATCGCCGCATCGACGACGACTACCTCGACCCGCGCGCCTTCCGCGCCGAGTCGACCCTGGGCGTGCCCGGCCTGCTCGACGCGGTGCGCGCCGGCCGGGTCGGCCTGGCCAATGCCATCGGCACCGGGGTCGCCGACGACAAGTCGATCTATCCGTATGTCCCGGACATGATCGAATTCTACCTGGGCGAACAGCCGATCCTGAACAACGTGCCGACCTACCAGTGCAGGAAAAAGGAAGACCTCGCGTATACCCTGTCGCGCCTGCCCGAGCTGGTGGTCAAGGAAGTGCACGGCGCCGGCGGCTACGGCATGCTGGTCGGGCCGGCCTCGACCCACGCCGAGATCGAGGCCTTCCGCGCGCGCCTGCTCGCCAACCCCGACGGCTATATCGCCCAGCCCACGCTGGCCTTGTCGGCGTGCCCGACCTACGTCGAAGCGGGCATCGCGCCGCGCCACATCGACCTGCGTCCTTTCGTCCTGTCGGGCAAGACCGTGTCGATGGTGCCGGGCGGCCTGACCCGGGTGGCATTGCAGGAGGGCTCGCTGGTGGTCAATTCATCGCAGGGCGGCGGCACCAAGGACACCTGGATACTGGAGAACTGA